In the genome of Terribacillus sp. FSL K6-0262, one region contains:
- a CDS encoding MFS transporter, with translation MSAPLAKRTLFGMPVQVIGGLLAILLFMTGDGIEQAFLSKYVVDIGFTANQSAIMFSAYGIVLTFASWLAGVLGEVIGPRKTMLIGLFTWVVFEIGFLYLGLYLESFSMMVLMYGLRGFGYPLFAFAFIVWIAYRTEKQKLATAMGWFFFMFAGGIGFLGSYYPSVLLPFIGEMATLWSSLIWIILGGILGIALVDDKDREGFRIQDQLKENKWAEALKGITILWESPRVAAGGLLRTINTAGWYGFVVVMPGFFTSFLDISTSQWLQLWAVQSVSNMAAGVLFGMLGDRIGWVKVVRWFGCVGAAVCSLLYYYIPAAFGANIPLLLLNAILFGAAIAAFVPLSAILPTLAPANRGAAISVLNLGAGASQFLGPVLVGILNNYLGIIGVVWGFAILYALSFLLTPFLAPAAKAQIHAMDELAVR, from the coding sequence ATGAGCGCACCATTAGCTAAGAGAACACTGTTTGGGATGCCTGTTCAAGTCATTGGCGGTTTGCTTGCCATTTTATTATTCATGACCGGTGATGGTATCGAGCAAGCATTTTTGTCTAAGTATGTGGTCGATATCGGCTTCACTGCCAATCAGTCAGCGATCATGTTCAGCGCTTATGGGATTGTGCTTACTTTCGCTTCCTGGCTTGCCGGTGTGCTTGGGGAGGTCATCGGACCGCGCAAGACGATGCTGATCGGGCTGTTCACATGGGTGGTTTTCGAAATCGGTTTTCTGTATCTCGGTCTTTATTTAGAAAGCTTTTCGATGATGGTGCTCATGTACGGCCTCCGCGGTTTCGGCTATCCGCTGTTTGCCTTTGCTTTCATCGTGTGGATTGCCTACCGTACCGAGAAGCAAAAGCTGGCAACGGCAATGGGCTGGTTTTTCTTTATGTTCGCGGGCGGAATAGGGTTTCTTGGCTCCTATTATCCAAGTGTCCTCCTTCCTTTCATCGGGGAAATGGCCACGCTGTGGAGCTCGCTTATCTGGATCATCCTGGGGGGGATTCTGGGAATTGCCTTGGTGGATGATAAAGATCGGGAAGGGTTTAGGATCCAGGATCAGCTTAAAGAAAATAAATGGGCCGAAGCGCTGAAGGGGATCACGATCCTATGGGAAAGCCCGCGGGTTGCTGCCGGCGGTCTGCTCCGGACAATCAATACAGCTGGATGGTACGGATTTGTCGTTGTCATGCCTGGATTCTTCACCAGTTTCTTGGATATATCAACGAGTCAATGGCTGCAGCTGTGGGCTGTACAGTCTGTCAGCAATATGGCAGCAGGGGTTCTGTTCGGCATGCTTGGCGACCGGATCGGCTGGGTGAAGGTGGTCCGCTGGTTCGGCTGTGTCGGAGCTGCTGTCTGCTCGCTGCTTTACTACTACATTCCGGCGGCCTTCGGAGCAAACATCCCGCTGCTTTTATTGAACGCCATCCTATTCGGTGCGGCGATTGCAGCCTTTGTCCCACTGTCTGCCATCCTGCCGACACTTGCTCCTGCCAATCGCGGTGCGGCGATATCCGTACTCAATTTGGGCGCAGGAGCCAGTCAGTTCCTGGGGCCCGTGCTTGTCGGGATACTGAACAATTACCTGGGCATCATCGGCGTTGTATGGGGATTTGCCATTCTTTATGCACTTAGTTTTCTATTGACGCCATTTTTGGCCCCAGCTGCGAAAGCTCAAATACATGCGATGGATGAGCTTGCTGTCAGATAA
- the ssuE gene encoding NADPH-dependent FMN reductase, which produces MTDIIILSGSPSKHSRSQLAAKYAGKQAKEQGYSVSEICVTDFEPEDLLYAKFDSPAISAASQAVRNAKGLIIASPVYKAAYTGILKALLDLFPQDAFRNKPVLPIMTGGSPAHLLAIDYALKPLIANLKGEALQGVYLCDHHINKENPENPIADEETGERLRTQTNQLAEAIRRTHAAAAVK; this is translated from the coding sequence TTGACTGACATTATTATTCTCTCAGGAAGTCCATCCAAACATTCGCGGTCGCAGCTGGCAGCAAAGTATGCCGGCAAGCAGGCAAAAGAGCAAGGTTATTCCGTAAGCGAGATTTGTGTTACCGATTTTGAGCCGGAGGATCTTCTGTATGCGAAATTCGACAGTCCGGCAATCTCGGCGGCAAGCCAGGCAGTCAGAAACGCGAAAGGATTGATTATTGCCTCCCCTGTTTACAAAGCAGCCTATACAGGCATATTGAAGGCTCTACTTGATTTATTCCCGCAGGACGCATTCAGGAATAAGCCAGTGCTTCCGATCATGACAGGCGGCAGCCCGGCACATCTGCTCGCGATAGATTATGCATTAAAGCCGCTTATCGCCAATCTTAAGGGTGAAGCATTGCAGGGTGTGTATCTATGCGATCATCACATCAACAAGGAGAACCCGGAGAATCCGATTGCAGATGAAGAAACCGGTGAAAGGCTCAGAACACAGACGAATCAGCTGGCTGAGGCGATCCGCCGCACTCATGCTGCTGCGGCTGTAAAGTGA
- the spoVE gene encoding stage V sporulation protein E — protein MRKSNLPKTDWLLLSSIGGLLTIGIIMVYSASAIWAEYKFGDGFFFAKRQLLFAGVGLGAMLIISRVHYENWRKYAKILLLICFILLIAVLIPGIGMVRGGARSWIGVGAFSIQPSEFTKLGLIIYLAVYLSAKQKYITSLKEGFLPSLLLVFTAFGMIMLQPDLGTGVVLVLTCMVMILVSGARITHFVGLGILGLAAFAALILSAPYRIQRITAFLDPWQDPLGEGFQIIQSLYAIGPGGLMGLGLGNSLQKFFYLPEPQTDFIFAILAEELGFIGGAGVMLLFLLFLWRGIQVALRAPDGFSSLLALGITGMIAIQCMINISVVIGLIPVTGITLPFLSYGGSSLTLTLSSVGILLNVSRYSRL, from the coding sequence TTGCGTAAATCTAATCTTCCGAAGACGGACTGGCTATTGCTCTCATCCATAGGGGGCTTGCTGACAATCGGCATCATCATGGTATACAGTGCTTCTGCGATATGGGCGGAGTATAAATTCGGCGATGGCTTCTTTTTTGCGAAACGGCAGCTGCTGTTTGCCGGGGTGGGGCTGGGAGCGATGCTCATCATATCCAGGGTGCATTATGAAAATTGGCGGAAATATGCCAAGATACTCCTGCTGATTTGCTTCATTTTACTTATCGCCGTCCTCATTCCCGGTATCGGAATGGTTCGGGGCGGTGCGCGGAGCTGGATCGGTGTAGGGGCCTTCAGCATCCAGCCTTCGGAATTCACCAAGCTGGGTTTGATCATCTATTTGGCCGTCTATCTGTCGGCTAAACAGAAATATATAACTTCCCTGAAGGAAGGGTTCCTGCCATCACTCCTGCTCGTCTTTACGGCATTCGGAATGATCATGCTCCAGCCGGATCTTGGAACTGGCGTTGTCCTTGTGCTTACATGCATGGTGATGATTCTGGTCAGCGGAGCGAGGATCACTCACTTTGTCGGACTGGGCATATTGGGCTTGGCTGCATTTGCTGCGCTGATTTTGTCAGCGCCGTATCGCATCCAGCGCATCACCGCATTCCTCGATCCATGGCAAGATCCTTTGGGTGAAGGATTTCAGATCATCCAGTCCCTATATGCAATCGGTCCAGGAGGCTTGATGGGGCTTGGGCTAGGGAATAGCCTGCAGAAATTTTTCTATCTGCCGGAGCCGCAAACGGATTTCATCTTTGCTATTTTAGCAGAGGAGCTAGGCTTCATAGGCGGTGCTGGCGTCATGCTGCTTTTCCTGCTGTTTTTATGGCGCGGCATCCAAGTTGCACTCCGGGCCCCGGATGGTTTCAGCAGCTTGCTGGCATTGGGCATCACCGGGATGATAGCCATTCAATGCATGATCAATATCAGTGTGGTCATTGGTTTGATACCGGTTACTGGCATTACGCTTCCGTTTTTGAGCTATGGGGGATCGTCGCTGACACTTACCTTGAGTTCCGTCGGCATTCTATTGAATGTCAGCAGGTATAGCAGACTCTAA
- the murD gene encoding UDP-N-acetylmuramoyl-L-alanine--D-glutamate ligase, giving the protein MRDFETNFPYQHVLVLGLAKSGFAAATTLLAHGRDVRVSDLNASNQEELVRILEQKGAQVKLGPQEVELLDGIDVLIKNPGIRYENVIVQTAMERNIPVLTEVELAGLLHKGTLIGITGSNGKTTTTTLAYEMLKESQVSTYVAGNIGTAASEVANRTTEDDRLVLELSSFQLQGIDQFRPHISVMLNIFEAHLDYHHSLENYVQAKANIFRNQDKSDYLVYNAEDERLREIVKEAKATLVPFSGARKLEDGAWYDDTHVYFKEEPVAAIKDILLVGGHQLENILAAVAAAKLAGATNEGIQQVLKTFSGVEHRLQYIKHINGRAFYNDSKATNILATSKALSSFDQPTILLAGGLDRGNTFETLVPFMEHVKALIVFGETAEKLRETAYMAGIELIEHAKDVKEAASIAYRISESGDVILLSPACASWDQYRTFEERGDMFVEAVHTLE; this is encoded by the coding sequence ATGCGTGATTTCGAAACAAACTTCCCATATCAGCACGTCCTTGTACTTGGATTGGCCAAAAGCGGCTTTGCAGCTGCCACTACATTGCTTGCCCATGGGCGCGATGTCCGTGTAAGTGATTTGAATGCATCCAACCAGGAAGAGCTGGTCCGAATACTGGAACAAAAAGGTGCCCAAGTGAAGCTTGGTCCGCAGGAAGTGGAGCTTCTGGATGGTATTGATGTTTTAATCAAAAATCCAGGCATCCGCTATGAAAATGTGATCGTACAGACAGCCATGGAGAGGAATATTCCTGTGCTGACGGAAGTGGAGCTGGCCGGGCTGCTCCATAAGGGCACATTGATCGGCATTACCGGTTCCAATGGGAAAACGACTACGACAACGCTTGCTTATGAGATGCTCAAGGAAAGTCAGGTAAGCACCTACGTCGCCGGTAATATAGGAACAGCTGCTTCTGAAGTGGCCAATAGGACAACTGAGGACGACCGGCTTGTTTTGGAGCTTTCATCGTTCCAGCTTCAAGGCATCGATCAGTTCCGTCCCCATATCAGCGTGATGCTGAACATCTTTGAGGCACATTTGGATTATCACCATTCCCTCGAGAACTATGTGCAGGCAAAAGCGAACATCTTCCGCAATCAGGATAAGAGCGATTATCTTGTTTATAACGCGGAGGATGAACGTCTGCGTGAAATCGTCAAAGAGGCAAAAGCGACGCTGGTTCCTTTTTCCGGTGCACGAAAGCTGGAAGACGGTGCGTGGTATGATGATACGCATGTATACTTCAAGGAAGAGCCAGTGGCAGCAATCAAGGACATTCTCCTTGTCGGCGGCCATCAGCTGGAAAACATCCTCGCTGCTGTTGCCGCTGCCAAGCTGGCAGGGGCGACCAATGAAGGCATCCAGCAAGTATTGAAGACATTCTCAGGCGTCGAACATCGTCTGCAGTATATCAAACATATCAATGGCCGGGCATTCTATAATGATTCCAAGGCCACCAATATCCTGGCAACATCCAAGGCATTATCTTCTTTCGACCAGCCTACCATCCTGCTTGCAGGCGGCTTGGATCGCGGTAATACATTTGAAACACTCGTTCCTTTCATGGAACATGTCAAGGCGTTGATCGTGTTCGGTGAAACGGCTGAAAAACTGCGGGAGACTGCCTATATGGCTGGCATCGAACTTATCGAACACGCCAAGGATGTCAAAGAGGCAGCTTCCATCGCCTATCGCATTTCGGAAAGCGGCGATGTCATCCTGCTGTCGCCGGCTTGTGCAAGCTGGGATCAGTACCGGACATTCGAAGAAAGAGGAGACATGTTTGTTGAAGCGGTGCATACATTAGAGTAG
- the mraY gene encoding phospho-N-acetylmuramoyl-pentapeptide-transferase: protein MNVALLLVTIAVAFIVTVLISPIIIPFLRRLKFGQSIREEGPQSHMKKSGTPTMGGVMIMISIVVSTWIMHAVGNIQMSLETWLLLFVLIGYGLLGFLDDFIKVAMKRNLGLTSKQKMIGQIIIAIIFYALLRYNDFGTYIQIPGTSIQWDLGWGYFFLILVMLVGASNAVNLTDGLDGLLAGTAAIAFGAFAVVAYYDVQQTQITIFALAVVGALLGFLVFNAHPAKVFMGDTGSLGLGGAIAAVAILTKMEILLIVIGGVFVIETLSVMIQVISFKTTGKRVFKMSPLHHHYELSGWSEWRVVTTFWAVGLLFAVIGVYMKVGL, encoded by the coding sequence ATGAACGTGGCACTATTACTTGTGACAATTGCGGTAGCATTCATCGTCACCGTCCTTATTTCTCCAATAATCATACCATTTCTACGCAGGTTGAAATTCGGTCAGAGTATTCGTGAGGAAGGACCACAATCCCATATGAAGAAGTCGGGTACACCGACGATGGGCGGCGTGATGATCATGATCAGCATTGTCGTATCCACCTGGATCATGCATGCAGTTGGAAATATTCAAATGAGCCTGGAAACGTGGCTGCTTCTATTCGTTTTGATCGGATATGGCTTACTCGGTTTCCTGGATGATTTCATCAAAGTAGCTATGAAACGGAACCTTGGATTGACATCCAAACAAAAGATGATCGGTCAGATCATCATTGCGATTATTTTTTATGCACTGCTTCGATACAATGATTTCGGTACGTACATACAAATTCCGGGGACATCGATTCAGTGGGACCTTGGCTGGGGCTATTTCTTCTTGATCCTTGTCATGCTGGTCGGCGCTTCCAATGCCGTCAATCTGACAGATGGTCTGGATGGCTTGCTTGCAGGTACTGCAGCAATCGCCTTTGGGGCTTTTGCTGTCGTGGCATACTACGACGTCCAGCAGACACAGATCACAATATTTGCGTTGGCTGTAGTCGGTGCATTGCTCGGATTCCTTGTATTCAACGCACACCCGGCGAAGGTATTCATGGGGGATACAGGATCCTTGGGTCTCGGCGGAGCGATTGCAGCGGTAGCCATCCTTACTAAAATGGAAATTTTGCTGATTGTCATCGGCGGTGTTTTCGTTATCGAGACACTTTCCGTCATGATCCAGGTCATTTCATTCAAGACGACTGGGAAACGGGTATTCAAGATGAGTCCGCTTCACCACCATTATGAGTTGTCCGGATGGTCTGAATGGCGTGTCGTCACGACATTCTGGGCTGTCGGACTATTATTTGCTGTCATCGGTGTTTACATGAAGGTGGGATTATGA
- the murF gene encoding UDP-N-acetylmuramoyl-tripeptide--D-alanyl-D-alanine ligase produces MLFTSDFLYDLFPDATKQQDFEIAQVNTDSRKEAPGSLFVPIRGERFDAHAFIEQAIAQGAVASLWDKSVPVPEAAAAIVLFLVDDTLEALQELAKAHREAVDPIVVGITGSNGKTTTKDLVTSVLKEKYEVLATKGNLNNHIGLPLTILSMQPSCEVLVLEMGMSNFGEIELLSRIAQPDYAIITNIGESHIEFLGSREGIAKAKSEITAGLAEDGMLIIDGDEPLLSYHHGKKTTVTCGFEEHNKQHLHIEQTRDAATVFSVNGEKYTFSLLGTHNVRNAGYAIVLGRQLGLSRDLIQHALNAPSMTGMRMELLAGLNGSKIINDAYNASPTSMKAAIRTVQEMPYAKRILVLGDIYEIGAESKRYHREIANAITTDTSHVFTVGEDAAEIADALKGEQITAVHFHDKQSLAEALVPLLQEDTIVLLKASRGMKMESILDTIAVMEEN; encoded by the coding sequence ATGCTATTTACAAGTGATTTCTTATATGATCTTTTCCCAGATGCAACGAAGCAGCAGGATTTTGAGATTGCACAAGTAAATACCGACAGCAGAAAGGAAGCGCCGGGCAGTTTATTCGTCCCGATCAGGGGAGAAAGATTCGATGCGCATGCTTTCATCGAACAGGCAATAGCGCAAGGGGCAGTCGCTTCCCTTTGGGACAAATCAGTCCCGGTTCCGGAAGCAGCTGCTGCGATTGTCCTGTTTCTTGTCGATGATACGCTGGAAGCCCTTCAGGAACTGGCAAAAGCGCATCGGGAAGCAGTCGACCCCATCGTTGTCGGCATCACTGGTTCCAATGGTAAAACGACTACCAAAGATTTGGTGACGAGTGTCTTGAAAGAAAAATACGAAGTTCTCGCGACCAAGGGGAATTTGAATAATCATATCGGTTTGCCGCTCACAATTTTATCCATGCAGCCTTCCTGTGAGGTGCTGGTATTGGAAATGGGGATGAGCAATTTCGGTGAAATTGAATTATTATCCCGCATTGCGCAGCCGGATTACGCAATCATAACGAATATCGGTGAATCACATATTGAATTCCTTGGTTCCAGGGAAGGCATTGCCAAGGCAAAGAGCGAGATAACTGCCGGCCTGGCTGAGGATGGCATGTTGATCATCGATGGTGACGAGCCTCTTTTATCCTATCATCATGGTAAAAAGACGACAGTCACTTGTGGTTTCGAAGAGCATAATAAGCAGCATCTGCACATCGAACAGACACGTGATGCAGCGACTGTTTTTTCAGTGAACGGTGAAAAATATACATTTTCCTTGCTTGGGACGCATAATGTACGGAATGCAGGCTATGCGATTGTGCTGGGCAGACAGCTGGGACTGAGCCGGGATCTTATTCAGCACGCATTGAATGCCCCATCCATGACGGGAATGCGAATGGAACTGCTTGCTGGACTGAATGGAAGCAAGATCATCAATGATGCTTATAACGCTTCCCCGACTTCGATGAAGGCAGCAATACGGACAGTGCAGGAGATGCCGTATGCAAAACGTATCCTTGTACTTGGGGATATTTATGAAATAGGGGCAGAATCAAAACGCTATCATCGGGAAATTGCCAATGCGATAACGACGGATACTTCCCATGTATTTACCGTCGGTGAGGACGCAGCTGAGATAGCGGATGCATTGAAAGGTGAACAAATCACTGCAGTCCACTTCCATGATAAGCAATCCTTGGCAGAGGCATTGGTGCCGCTGCTGCAGGAAGATACGATTGTGCTGCTGAAAGCATCAAGAGGCATGAAGATGGAATCCATACTTGACACAATCGCTGTTATGGAAGAGAATTAA
- a CDS encoding UDP-N-acetylmuramoyl-L-alanyl-D-glutamate--2,6-diaminopimelate ligase: MPFYEQQADHERIDITGVTIDSREVKSGNLFICIDGAVVDGHTFAKQAQDQGAAAILAERPLDVSIPVILVKDTLRALAPIANAFYNHPSKEMRVIGITGTNGKTSMTYLLESIFRANQEATGVIGTIQMKIKDEAYPVKNTTPDAVFLQKGFRKMVDEGVDTAVIEVSSHALDRGRVHGTDIDVAVFTNLSQDHLDYHASFEDYFHAKSLLFSQLGNTFDPGHPKYAVINTDDHYAEALIKSTAQPVCTYGIDKPADIMAKDIQLASNGTSFLLQTPKGEAKITSKLMGKFNVYNMLAAVGAAICSGVPFDTICKALQETTGVAGRFEPVMAGQSFGVIVDYAHTPDSLENVLTTIKSFVKGKIITVVGCGGDRDKTKRPLMAGKAVQYSDTAIFTADNPRTEDPQAILEDMIRGLESDKYVVVPDREEAIQRAVGLAQADDIVLIAGKGHETYQIVGDQVLDFDDRLVAAEAIKRAGLGE, encoded by the coding sequence CTGCCTTTCTACGAACAGCAGGCGGACCATGAACGAATTGACATCACTGGTGTGACGATCGATTCCCGGGAAGTCAAATCTGGCAATCTATTCATTTGTATAGATGGTGCCGTAGTCGACGGACATACATTTGCCAAACAGGCGCAGGATCAAGGAGCGGCTGCAATACTTGCCGAGCGCCCGCTTGATGTATCCATTCCAGTCATACTTGTGAAGGACACTCTGCGTGCTCTGGCTCCAATAGCGAATGCTTTCTACAATCATCCATCGAAGGAAATGCGTGTCATCGGTATCACTGGTACGAATGGCAAGACGAGCATGACCTATTTGCTGGAAAGCATATTCCGTGCCAATCAAGAAGCAACAGGTGTCATCGGGACGATCCAGATGAAGATCAAGGACGAGGCATATCCGGTGAAAAATACGACACCGGACGCTGTCTTCCTCCAGAAAGGATTCCGGAAGATGGTCGATGAAGGAGTCGATACGGCTGTCATCGAGGTTTCCTCCCACGCATTGGACAGGGGGCGGGTGCATGGTACCGATATCGATGTGGCGGTATTCACGAATCTATCTCAGGATCATCTGGATTATCACGCTAGCTTCGAGGATTATTTCCATGCGAAAAGTCTCCTATTCTCCCAGCTGGGCAATACCTTCGATCCGGGGCATCCGAAATACGCAGTCATCAATACGGATGATCATTATGCAGAGGCTTTGATAAAATCGACTGCTCAGCCGGTCTGCACTTATGGAATTGATAAACCGGCAGATATCATGGCCAAGGATATCCAGCTTGCATCCAATGGCACTAGCTTCCTGCTGCAGACGCCAAAGGGCGAAGCAAAAATCACCAGTAAGCTGATGGGCAAGTTCAATGTCTACAACATGCTTGCTGCCGTGGGTGCAGCTATATGCAGCGGCGTACCTTTTGACACAATCTGCAAGGCATTGCAAGAGACGACCGGAGTGGCGGGGAGATTCGAACCTGTCATGGCTGGACAGTCATTTGGTGTGATTGTCGACTATGCACATACACCGGATTCCTTGGAGAATGTCCTGACGACGATAAAATCCTTTGTGAAGGGCAAGATAATAACAGTGGTAGGCTGCGGCGGCGACCGTGACAAGACGAAGCGCCCGCTTATGGCAGGAAAAGCCGTCCAATATTCGGATACAGCCATTTTCACTGCCGATAACCCACGCACGGAGGATCCACAAGCGATCCTTGAGGATATGATCCGAGGTTTGGAATCCGACAAATACGTCGTTGTCCCGGATCGCGAAGAAGCAATCCAACGTGCCGTCGGGCTTGCACAAGCGGATGATATCGTGCTGATTGCAGGAAAAGGACATGAAACGTATCAAATCGTCGGCGATCAGGTGCTTGATTTCGATGATCGTCTTGTCGCAGCGGAAGCTATCAAAAGAGCGGGATTAGGAGAATGA
- a CDS encoding stage V sporulation protein D, with the protein MKRVSNVTMRKRLVTVFILAFIVFLVIGIRLAYVQFVLGKDLVDKAEDSWSRNITFEPERGKILDRNGEVLAENVSAPTVMVVPRQIKDPDETAEKLAEILGMEKDKALQHVTKKASIERIHPEGRKISEEQAKAIQALDMEGVYIAKDSKRHYPNGDYLSHVLGFSGIDNQGLMGLEANYDEELSGEAGSLSFFSDAKGRRLEDMADVYQPPTDGKDLQLTIDSDIQTIVERELNNAEAKYNPDGAIALAVDPDTGEVLAMSSRPSFDPENYKEADPDTYNRNLPIWSSYEPGSTFKIITLAAALEEKVIDLENDHFHDSGAIKVDGATLHCWKRGGHGDQTYLEVVQNSCNPGFVSMGQKLGTERLFSYIKDFGFGEKTGIDLQGEGKGILFDPEQIGPVETATTAFGQGVSVTPIQQVMGVSAAINGGYLYQPHIAKSWKDPVTGKTETATESVMKRRVVSEDTSEQVRYALENVVAKGTGRGAYREGFRIGGKTGTAQKVGANGTYMENNYILSFIGFAPADNPEIVVYVAIDNPKNTIQFGGKVAAPIVGTILEDSLRSMGVEPQTDGLEKSYSWPEEPPAEAPDFIGMSKRELTEYYTTLNLELSGSGEYIVDQEPKAGTKLESGSTVRLYLSENPPE; encoded by the coding sequence TTGAAGAGAGTATCCAATGTTACGATGCGCAAGCGGTTGGTCACTGTTTTTATTTTGGCTTTCATCGTGTTCCTTGTCATCGGGATCCGATTAGCATATGTTCAGTTCGTCCTTGGCAAGGACCTAGTGGACAAGGCTGAGGATTCCTGGAGCCGTAATATCACCTTCGAACCTGAAAGAGGAAAAATACTCGATCGGAATGGGGAAGTGCTGGCAGAAAATGTTTCTGCGCCGACCGTCATGGTCGTGCCGCGTCAAATCAAGGATCCGGATGAAACGGCCGAGAAGCTTGCGGAGATTCTTGGGATGGAAAAGGACAAGGCTTTGCAGCATGTGACGAAGAAGGCCTCGATTGAAAGGATTCATCCGGAAGGGAGGAAAATTTCAGAAGAACAGGCAAAAGCGATTCAAGCCCTCGACATGGAAGGCGTTTATATTGCCAAAGACTCAAAACGGCACTACCCCAATGGGGATTATTTGTCCCATGTCCTTGGCTTCAGCGGTATCGATAATCAGGGGCTGATGGGACTGGAGGCTAACTATGATGAGGAGCTGAGCGGGGAAGCCGGCAGTCTGTCGTTCTTTTCGGATGCAAAAGGGCGTCGACTGGAGGATATGGCCGATGTCTATCAGCCCCCGACCGATGGCAAGGACCTTCAGCTGACAATCGATTCCGACATCCAGACCATAGTGGAGCGGGAACTGAATAATGCAGAAGCGAAATATAATCCGGATGGTGCGATTGCCTTGGCGGTGGATCCTGATACAGGAGAGGTGCTCGCTATGTCGTCCAGACCTTCATTCGACCCGGAGAATTATAAGGAAGCCGACCCTGACACATATAACAGGAATCTGCCGATCTGGAGTTCCTATGAGCCTGGTAGTACATTCAAAATCATCACACTCGCAGCGGCGTTGGAGGAGAAGGTGATCGATTTGGAGAATGATCACTTTCATGACAGCGGCGCCATCAAGGTGGACGGTGCTACACTGCATTGCTGGAAGCGCGGCGGCCACGGTGATCAAACCTATTTGGAGGTCGTGCAGAATTCCTGCAACCCGGGATTTGTATCCATGGGGCAGAAGCTTGGCACGGAGCGTCTGTTCTCTTATATCAAGGACTTTGGGTTCGGTGAGAAAACCGGTATCGACCTGCAGGGGGAAGGCAAAGGCATCCTATTCGATCCCGAACAGATAGGACCGGTAGAGACAGCCACCACTGCTTTCGGACAAGGAGTATCCGTGACGCCGATCCAGCAGGTGATGGGTGTATCGGCAGCCATCAATGGGGGATACCTTTATCAGCCGCATATCGCCAAGTCTTGGAAGGATCCGGTCACGGGTAAGACGGAGACAGCCACCGAGTCCGTGATGAAACGGCGGGTTGTTTCCGAGGATACCTCGGAACAGGTGCGTTATGCACTTGAAAACGTGGTAGCGAAAGGGACTGGGCGCGGTGCTTACCGTGAAGGGTTCCGGATTGGCGGGAAGACGGGAACAGCGCAAAAAGTGGGAGCGAACGGCACCTACATGGAGAATAACTATATTCTTTCCTTTATCGGATTCGCTCCGGCCGATAATCCGGAAATAGTCGTCTATGTCGCAATCGATAATCCGAAGAACACCATTCAATTCGGTGGTAAAGTGGCTGCGCCGATCGTGGGTACGATCCTGGAGGACAGTCTTCGCTCCATGGGAGTGGAGCCGCAGACGGACGGCTTGGAGAAATCATACAGCTGGCCTGAAGAACCTCCGGCAGAAGCACCGGACTTCATTGGGATGAGTAAGCGCGAGCTGACAGAATACTATACGACGCTTAATCTGGAATTGAGCGGAAGCGGCGAATATATCGTCGATCAGGAACCAAAAGCTGGGACAAAGCTGGAATCAGGCTCCACTGTCCGTCTTTATTTATCGGAAAACCCGCCTGAATAA